Proteins encoded in a region of the Corynebacterium breve genome:
- the rpsB gene encoding 30S ribosomal protein S2 produces MAVVTMRELLDAGVHFGHQTRRWNPKMRRFIFTDRNGIYIIDLQQTLTYIDEAYEFVKETVAHGGTILFVGTKKQAQEAVQEEAERVGMPYVNHRWLGGMLTNFTTVSKRLHRMKELQAMDAAEDGYAGRGKKEILMLNRERTKLERVLGGIADMTKIPSALWIIDTNKEHIAVSEAHKLRIPVVAVLDTNCDPDVVDFPIPGNDDAIRSTKLLSKVIGEAVIAGKQAREERQLAAAREAAGDTEEKAAQDAEAAEAAASEAPAADAPAEAAAEATPATPATPATEAPETEESKDA; encoded by the coding sequence ATGGCAGTTGTAACCATGCGCGAACTCCTCGACGCTGGTGTCCACTTTGGTCACCAGACTCGTCGCTGGAACCCGAAGATGCGTCGCTTCATCTTCACCGACCGCAACGGCATCTACATCATCGACCTGCAGCAGACGCTGACCTACATTGACGAGGCTTACGAGTTCGTCAAGGAGACCGTCGCTCACGGTGGCACCATCTTGTTCGTCGGCACTAAGAAGCAGGCACAGGAAGCTGTTCAGGAAGAAGCTGAGCGCGTTGGAATGCCTTACGTCAACCACCGTTGGCTCGGCGGCATGCTCACCAACTTCACCACCGTGTCCAAGCGTCTCCACCGCATGAAGGAACTTCAGGCAATGGACGCAGCCGAAGACGGCTACGCAGGTCGCGGCAAGAAGGAAATCCTCATGCTGAACCGCGAGCGCACCAAGCTCGAGCGCGTTCTTGGCGGCATCGCTGACATGACCAAGATTCCTTCCGCTCTGTGGATCATCGATACCAACAAGGAACACATCGCTGTTTCCGAGGCTCACAAGCTGCGCATCCCAGTTGTTGCTGTCCTGGACACCAACTGTGACCCAGACGTTGTTGACTTCCCAATCCCTGGTAACGACGACGCGATCCGCTCCACCAAGCTGCTCTCCAAGGTCATTGGCGAGGCAGTCATTGCTGGTAAGCAGGCTCGCGAAGAGCGTCAGCTTGCAGCAGCTCGTGAAGCAGCAGGCGACACCGAGGAAAAGGCAGCTCAAGACGCTGAGGCAGCAGAGGCAGCAGCTTCTGAGGCACCGGCAGCAGATGCTCCTGCAGAGGCAGCAGCTGAAGCTACCCCAGCTACCCCAGCTACCCCAGCTACCGAGGCACCTGAGACCGAAGAGTCCAAGGACGCTTAA
- a CDS encoding M23 family metallopeptidase — MKRLVVLLCLLCPPLLVGYVDPSTGLPHATQVLRGADIPEKKWLPGHRGVDLALEVGAEVVASDDGIVAFAGRVAGTPVVSIDHADGIRTTYQPVHAVVAQGDEVAVGQVVGKLAHPVDGHPGLHWGARTGPDEYLNPLTLLDRPVIRLKPLDGPADTRL; from the coding sequence ATGAAAAGGCTCGTGGTTCTGCTGTGTTTATTGTGCCCTCCCCTCCTGGTGGGTTATGTCGATCCGTCCACCGGTCTGCCACACGCCACACAGGTGCTGCGCGGCGCGGACATCCCTGAGAAGAAATGGCTGCCCGGGCATCGGGGCGTGGACTTAGCGCTCGAGGTGGGTGCGGAGGTTGTAGCTAGCGACGACGGGATCGTCGCCTTTGCAGGCCGGGTCGCTGGCACGCCTGTGGTGTCGATCGATCACGCAGATGGGATTCGCACGACCTACCAGCCCGTGCACGCCGTGGTTGCGCAGGGTGATGAGGTTGCGGTAGGTCAGGTCGTCGGCAAGCTTGCTCATCCTGTCGATGGTCATCCGGGTTTGCACTGGGGTGCGCGGACGGGGCCGGATGAGTATCTCAATCCGCTGACGTTGCTGGATCGGCCGGTAATTCGGCTCAAGCCCTTGGATGGGCCTGCTGATACACGGCTTTGA
- a CDS encoding tyrosine recombinase XerC, which yields MSDKRGEATQVGEAIADFADYLRLVKGRSDATVRGYQSDLATLEEFAPTFRSFSIVTLRSWLADAVQQGLARTTIARRTASARAFSTWAYNHGYLESDVAARLVTPKITRPLPHVLNPDKAADLVSAGGNQAGTPQDGTTPEEAELSTAESQRDLAMLELLYATGIRVAELTGLNLSDLDLKRMQARVTGKGNKQRIVPFGKKAADALTRWIDQGRAELATDTAALFVGVRGARIDQRQVRRVVERAGKTTGATDLTPHGLRHTAATHMLEGGADLRVVQELLGHSSLQTTQIYTHVSAQRLKAVYQQAHPRA from the coding sequence ATGAGTGATAAAAGGGGAGAGGCCACCCAAGTCGGCGAAGCAATTGCAGACTTCGCCGACTACCTCCGCCTGGTTAAAGGTCGATCCGACGCCACCGTGCGCGGCTACCAATCCGACCTGGCAACCCTAGAGGAATTCGCTCCCACGTTTCGCTCCTTCAGCATTGTGACCCTGCGCTCCTGGCTTGCCGACGCAGTACAGCAAGGCCTCGCCCGCACCACCATCGCACGCCGCACCGCCTCCGCGCGCGCCTTTTCCACCTGGGCCTACAACCACGGCTACCTTGAATCAGACGTGGCCGCCCGCCTAGTCACCCCCAAGATCACCCGGCCCCTGCCGCACGTGCTCAACCCGGACAAAGCCGCCGACCTCGTCTCCGCAGGCGGCAACCAGGCAGGCACCCCGCAAGACGGCACGACCCCGGAAGAGGCGGAGCTCTCCACCGCCGAATCCCAGCGTGACCTCGCCATGCTTGAGCTGCTCTATGCCACAGGCATCCGCGTCGCCGAACTGACTGGACTAAACCTCTCGGACCTCGACCTCAAACGCATGCAAGCCCGCGTCACAGGAAAGGGAAACAAGCAACGCATCGTTCCCTTCGGCAAGAAAGCGGCCGATGCGCTTACCCGGTGGATCGACCAAGGGCGCGCAGAACTCGCCACCGACACCGCTGCGCTTTTCGTCGGTGTACGCGGTGCGCGCATCGATCAGCGCCAAGTCCGCCGCGTTGTGGAGCGCGCCGGGAAAACCACAGGTGCTACCGACCTCACCCCGCACGGCCTGCGCCACACCGCCGCCACCCACATGCTCGAAGGTGGTGCTGACCTTCGCGTGGTACAAGAACTCCTGGGCCACTCATCGCTTCAGACCACCCAGATCTACACCCACGTCTCCGCGCAGCGCCTCAAAGCCGTGTATCAGCAGGCCCATCCAAGGGCTTGA
- a CDS encoding DNA-processing protein DprA gives MSTFDSWAYLRTVIDGPSPHLQALFRAGRDADEIARGLRTRASWLGGLLGDTEHTRNLNPHEMLDKASLAGFALIHPDSPEWPAEEIDGSFDFLSVSDSVSSASTKELTKPHGLWVSGNQDLRTLVAQSVGIVGTRNATDYGRKATATLCAELARHNYTVVSGGALGIDTVAHRAALEHQLPTVAIMAGGPGWIYPLRNKELFSTITQRGGALVSEYSPGSQSYRWRFLERNRLIAALTPGTVVVEAPYRSGALNTMTRVNDFGRLPMAMPGPIQGLGQSDGCNQLIKRNEAMPVTDVRDVHQYLCSIGTVDVENQLELEYAPSQVQALSRNELRVYDALNPLGDKGITCTEVAEKAGLTTALTVHLLVDLVKRNVVTRDGEHWARMI, from the coding sequence ATGAGCACCTTCGATTCGTGGGCGTATCTGCGCACCGTTATCGACGGCCCATCGCCTCACCTCCAAGCGTTGTTCCGCGCGGGACGCGACGCAGACGAGATCGCACGCGGACTGCGCACCCGTGCCAGCTGGCTCGGGGGATTGTTAGGCGATACCGAACACACCCGGAATCTCAACCCGCACGAGATGCTGGACAAGGCTTCGCTTGCAGGCTTTGCCCTGATTCACCCCGATAGCCCGGAGTGGCCGGCCGAGGAGATCGACGGGTCCTTTGACTTCCTCTCGGTGTCAGACAGTGTGTCGTCGGCAAGCACAAAAGAACTGACTAAGCCACATGGCCTGTGGGTGAGTGGTAATCAGGATCTGAGGACCCTTGTGGCACAGTCCGTCGGGATCGTCGGGACGCGCAACGCAACCGATTATGGACGCAAAGCCACCGCCACACTCTGTGCGGAACTTGCCCGTCACAATTACACGGTGGTTTCCGGTGGTGCGCTGGGTATTGACACTGTGGCGCACCGAGCGGCGTTGGAGCATCAGCTTCCCACCGTTGCGATCATGGCCGGTGGGCCCGGGTGGATTTATCCTTTGCGAAACAAAGAGCTCTTTTCGACGATCACCCAACGCGGTGGCGCGCTCGTGTCTGAGTACAGCCCGGGCAGCCAGTCTTATCGGTGGCGGTTTTTAGAGCGCAACCGGCTCATCGCAGCGCTTACGCCTGGCACCGTGGTCGTGGAGGCACCGTATCGCTCGGGCGCGTTAAACACAATGACCCGAGTGAATGATTTTGGACGATTGCCCATGGCGATGCCGGGCCCGATCCAGGGGCTTGGTCAGTCGGATGGGTGCAACCAGCTGATTAAGAGGAATGAAGCAATGCCGGTCACCGATGTGCGAGACGTGCATCAGTACCTCTGCAGTATCGGCACAGTGGACGTGGAGAATCAGCTCGAACTGGAATACGCGCCGAGCCAGGTTCAGGCTCTCTCGCGCAATGAGCTACGCGTGTACGACGCGCTCAATCCCCTCGGAGACAAGGGCATCACCTGCACCGAGGTCGCAGAGAAGGCGGGACTGACCACGGCGCTTACCGTGCACCTGTTGGTGGATCTGGTCAAGCGCAACGTGGTCACTCGCGACGGCGAACATTGGGCGCGCATGATCTAG
- a CDS encoding YifB family Mg chelatase-like AAA ATPase has product MALASTFTATVEGVSAHLVTVESNVGPGLPGIFVVGLGDATVRESRDRIRTATTNTGLPWPRTKIMVSLSPADVPKTGSHFDLPIALAVLSCTHPAVAHRMRTTLVAGELGLDGQLRAVGGVLPMLIAARHEGIRHVVIPRANAAEAALLGERNILVADTLAQVWEWAQDMRELDRAVDVGKSDSAPREDLDFADIAGQDDTKRIVEIAAAGAHHLFMVGPPGSGKSMLAQRIPSILPPLSSEQMVEATAVHSVVSNSATKVITHAPLISPHPGVTRAALIGGGPGSARPGAISMAHHGVLFLDEVSEVSASVIDSLRIPLEEGQVRLARPRREVVFPAQFQLVMAANPCRCGTDDPLACTCSSRQRATYLNNISGPLRDRIDISVEVTNANAVLSTAHSEPSSVIAARVAAARDRAEHRWSRAGVQATTNAAISPSVLRRDYPADEAGMALLGAYLACGDISQRGVDRAIKLAWTLCDLAGATQPTLDHVAQAIDLRDTTGVRSAA; this is encoded by the coding sequence ATGGCGCTTGCTAGCACTTTCACCGCAACCGTTGAGGGCGTAAGCGCGCACCTTGTCACGGTGGAATCCAACGTGGGACCTGGTCTGCCAGGAATCTTCGTCGTCGGGCTTGGCGACGCCACCGTGCGCGAATCCCGCGATCGCATCCGCACCGCCACCACGAACACCGGCCTACCGTGGCCTCGAACCAAGATCATGGTGTCGCTCTCGCCAGCTGATGTCCCGAAGACCGGCTCGCACTTCGACCTTCCCATCGCTCTCGCAGTCCTAAGCTGTACCCATCCTGCTGTGGCGCACCGGATGCGCACAACGCTGGTAGCCGGCGAACTTGGCCTCGACGGTCAGCTTCGCGCCGTCGGAGGGGTGCTCCCCATGCTGATCGCGGCCCGGCACGAGGGAATTCGACACGTGGTGATCCCACGCGCCAATGCCGCAGAAGCCGCCTTGCTCGGCGAGCGCAATATCCTCGTCGCCGACACCTTGGCCCAGGTGTGGGAATGGGCACAAGATATGCGCGAGCTTGATCGCGCAGTGGACGTCGGGAAGTCTGATTCCGCGCCGCGTGAAGACCTCGACTTTGCCGATATCGCAGGCCAGGATGACACCAAACGCATCGTCGAAATCGCAGCTGCAGGTGCCCACCACTTGTTCATGGTCGGCCCGCCTGGCTCGGGCAAGTCCATGTTGGCGCAGCGCATCCCGAGTATCCTTCCTCCTTTGTCATCAGAACAAATGGTGGAAGCCACGGCGGTACATTCGGTGGTCAGCAACTCCGCCACCAAGGTGATCACACACGCACCGTTGATTTCTCCGCATCCAGGTGTCACACGCGCAGCGCTAATCGGCGGTGGCCCGGGGTCCGCCCGCCCCGGCGCGATCAGCATGGCACACCACGGTGTGCTTTTCCTTGATGAAGTCTCTGAAGTCTCCGCCAGCGTCATCGACAGCCTGCGAATTCCCTTAGAGGAAGGACAGGTGCGATTGGCCAGGCCTCGTCGTGAAGTGGTTTTTCCCGCGCAATTCCAATTGGTCATGGCAGCCAACCCCTGTCGCTGTGGCACCGACGACCCTCTGGCGTGTACCTGTTCTTCGCGGCAGCGCGCCACGTATTTGAACAACATTTCGGGCCCACTGCGTGATCGCATCGATATCTCCGTGGAAGTGACCAACGCCAACGCGGTGTTGTCTACCGCGCACTCGGAACCGTCCTCCGTCATCGCAGCACGGGTCGCCGCCGCCCGCGATCGCGCCGAGCATCGCTGGTCGCGCGCCGGGGTGCAAGCCACCACCAACGCCGCCATTTCCCCGTCGGTGTTGCGTCGCGACTATCCCGCGGACGAGGCAGGCATGGCGTTGCTCGGCGCATACCTGGCCTGCGGGGACATCTCCCAGCGTGGTGTCGATCGCGCCATCAAACTCGCCTGGACCCTGTGCGATCTCGCAGGAGCGACGCAACCCACCTTGGATCACGTAGCTCAGGCGATTGATCTGCGCGACACCACCGGAGTGAGGAGCGCAGCATGA
- a CDS encoding YraN family protein gives MSTSTDHLSLARRGENAAADFYLARGAEVLARNVYYPVGELDLIVREPDGTIVFVEVKTRSGLGFGNAESVTYSKLQRMRRAAARWLLDHPYSPVRFDVLALNVVGRGFSVEAFQGVDHGAC, from the coding sequence GTGTCCACATCGACTGACCACCTTTCTCTGGCGCGTCGCGGTGAGAATGCCGCCGCCGACTTTTATCTCGCCCGCGGTGCCGAAGTGCTCGCGCGCAACGTGTACTACCCGGTGGGGGAACTTGACCTCATCGTCCGCGAACCCGACGGCACCATCGTCTTTGTTGAGGTCAAGACCCGCTCGGGCCTAGGCTTTGGCAACGCGGAGTCTGTCACTTACTCCAAACTTCAACGCATGCGCCGTGCAGCCGCACGCTGGCTTCTTGACCACCCCTATTCGCCCGTCCGCTTCGATGTCTTGGCACTCAACGTGGTCGGCAGAGGGTTTTCCGTCGAGGCATTCCAGGGGGTTGACCATGGCGCTTGCTAG
- a CDS encoding DUF2469 domain-containing protein, producing MSAEELDNYEAEVELSLYREYRDVVSQFSYVVETDRRFYLANAVELIPHTEGKDVYYEVRMSDAWVWDMYRAVRFVRYVRVITYKDVNIEELDKPEMIIPE from the coding sequence ATGAGTGCCGAAGAGCTGGACAACTATGAAGCTGAAGTTGAACTATCGCTGTACCGGGAATACCGCGATGTGGTCAGCCAGTTCTCCTACGTGGTTGAGACGGATCGCCGCTTCTACCTAGCCAACGCCGTCGAGCTGATCCCGCACACCGAAGGCAAGGACGTCTACTACGAAGTCCGAATGTCCGATGCTTGGGTGTGGGATATGTACCGTGCTGTCCGGTTCGTGCGCTACGTCCGCGTGATCACCTACAAAGACGTCAACATCGAAGAGCTGGACAAACCGGAGATGATCATCCCCGAATAG
- a CDS encoding ribonuclease HII: protein MRRLKQLRTYEVALSRAGLGPVAGIDEAGRGACFGPVTVAACILPDRPIPELKGLTDSKKLTARRREALFDVVLEKAVSFSVVHISAKLIDARGIHTANLDGARKAIAALDVRPGYVLVDAFKVPGLPAPQLPIIGGDYTARCIAAASIVAKVSRDRLITELARDYPQYELERHKGYGTKAHMDAVRRHGASQLHRYTYANVAAADAEFRRSTNQP, encoded by the coding sequence GTGCGCCGGCTCAAACAGCTGCGCACCTACGAGGTTGCATTGTCTCGCGCCGGACTTGGCCCCGTCGCAGGCATAGACGAGGCTGGCCGCGGTGCCTGTTTCGGCCCCGTGACCGTCGCCGCGTGCATCCTCCCAGATCGCCCCATCCCCGAGCTTAAGGGCCTGACTGATTCGAAGAAGCTCACCGCGCGTCGTCGTGAAGCCCTCTTCGACGTGGTGCTGGAAAAAGCAGTCAGCTTCAGCGTCGTGCATATCTCAGCCAAGCTTATCGACGCCCGCGGCATCCACACCGCCAACCTCGACGGGGCCCGCAAAGCCATCGCGGCCCTCGACGTACGCCCAGGCTATGTCCTCGTCGACGCGTTTAAAGTCCCCGGCCTTCCCGCTCCCCAGTTGCCGATTATCGGTGGGGACTACACCGCCCGCTGCATCGCCGCGGCCAGCATTGTGGCCAAAGTAAGCCGCGACCGCCTGATCACCGAATTGGCCCGGGACTACCCGCAGTACGAACTCGAACGACACAAGGGCTACGGCACGAAGGCGCACATGGATGCGGTGCGCCGCCACGGTGCAAGCCAGTTGCATCGCTACACTTATGCCAACGTGGCTGCTGCCGACGCTGAATTTCGAAGGAGTACCAACCAACCATGA
- the lepB gene encoding signal peptidase I, whose protein sequence is MTNSTDSADTSGQDLDLDQDLDQNSDEGDEEGRTTPWYIEIPVVILMTLGLIFLMQTFIGRVYLIPSASMEPTLHGCEGCTGDRIFVEKISYGLGEPKAGDVVVFEGTDSWNQGFVSQRSQNTFVRGVQELGSYVGLVAPDENNLVKRIVATGGQTVSCQEGDPAIMVDDKPIDQSYILNPPTYPVNSATGSDACGGEFFGPITVPENHYFMMGDNRTNSLDSRYHLGDPHQGTIPEENLRGKVQAVILPVSRIGGVDDPAIQE, encoded by the coding sequence GTGACGAATTCAACTGATTCAGCGGACACCTCTGGCCAGGACCTTGATCTCGATCAGGATCTGGACCAAAACTCCGACGAGGGTGACGAGGAAGGCCGTACCACCCCGTGGTACATCGAAATCCCCGTTGTCATCTTGATGACGTTGGGTTTGATTTTCCTCATGCAAACCTTCATCGGCCGCGTGTACCTGATTCCCTCCGCATCGATGGAACCTACGCTGCACGGCTGCGAGGGCTGCACCGGCGATCGCATCTTCGTTGAAAAGATCTCCTACGGGCTCGGCGAGCCCAAGGCTGGCGATGTCGTCGTTTTCGAAGGCACCGACTCGTGGAACCAGGGCTTTGTCTCCCAGCGCTCCCAGAACACGTTCGTGCGCGGCGTCCAAGAACTCGGCTCCTACGTGGGCCTTGTCGCCCCAGATGAGAACAACCTGGTCAAGCGCATCGTCGCTACCGGTGGACAGACCGTGTCGTGCCAGGAAGGCGACCCCGCCATCATGGTCGACGACAAGCCTATCGATCAGTCCTATATTTTGAATCCACCGACGTACCCGGTGAATTCGGCAACCGGCTCCGACGCATGCGGCGGCGAGTTTTTCGGTCCAATCACCGTCCCGGAAAACCACTACTTCATGATGGGCGACAACCGCACGAACTCGCTCGACTCTCGCTACCACCTTGGCGACCCACACCAGGGCACCATCCCCGAGGAGAACCTGCGCGGCAAAGTCCAGGCAGTCATTTTGCCTGTCAGCCGCATCGGCGGCGTGGACGACCCAGCCATCCAGGAGTAG
- the rplS gene encoding 50S ribosomal protein L19: MSNGIIDKIDAAQLRDDVPDFRPGDTLDVHVKVIEGSTTRTQLFKGVVLRRQGAGIRETFTVRKISFGIGVERTFPVHSPNIEKIEVARRGRVRRAKLYYMRDLRGKAARIKERR; this comes from the coding sequence ATGAGCAACGGCATCATCGATAAGATCGACGCGGCGCAGCTGCGCGACGACGTCCCAGATTTCCGCCCAGGCGATACCCTCGACGTTCACGTTAAGGTTATCGAGGGTTCCACCACCCGTACCCAGCTGTTCAAGGGTGTTGTCCTGCGTCGTCAGGGCGCTGGCATCCGCGAGACCTTCACCGTTCGTAAGATCTCCTTCGGCATCGGCGTGGAGCGTACCTTCCCGGTTCACTCTCCAAACATCGAGAAGATCGAGGTTGCACGTCGCGGCCGCGTCCGCCGTGCGAAGCTCTACTACATGCGCGACCTGCGCGGTAAGGCTGCACGTATTAAGGAACGCCGCTAA
- a CDS encoding Tex family protein — MTFIARTIAEELGIKESQVAAALTLLAEGNTVPFISRYRKEATGGLDDAQLRHIDERNTYLVELAERKEAILEAIDEQGKLTDELRAQIMATDTKARLEDLYLPFKKRRKTKADIAREAGIESLTDALIDDPTAAPEQLAERHITEGFTDTKAVLDGARAILIDRFALDADLVGEVRETMYKAGTMRASVVEGKEHEGAKFKDYFDFNEDFTTLPSHRILALLRGEKEGMLTLDLDPGDDSTYEAMIAQRFNLDTKASSWLAQAVRWGWRTKLLVSSGLDTRMRLKEKAEEGALDIFATNLRDVLLAAPAGQRATLALDPGYRNGVKCAVVDSTGKVLATTIVYPHQPKNQWQQAVSELATLVATHGVELIAIGNGTASRESEKLAGEVADLIAPAGGARPTPVVVSESGASVYSASEIAAKEFPDMDVSLRSAVSIARRLQDPLAELVKVDPKSIGVGQYQHDVNQTALAKTLDDVVEDAVNAVGVDLNTASVPLLERVAGISNTLAKNIVAYRDEHGSFANRKQLGKVPRLGPKAFEQCAGFLRINGGDHPLDASAVHPEAYPVVERIAATTGFAVDQLIGNTRVLEKLAPSDFADDTFGVPTVTDIIAELDKPGRDPRPEFKTATFKEGVNKVSDLTPGMILEGTVTNVAAFGAFVDVGVHQDGLVHVSAMSHQFVKDPHEVVRSGQVVKVKVMEVDTERQRIGLSLRLDDEPGATNKPQRGGSAPKKQAGKKKQGNRRQAESGSMADALRKAGFGQ, encoded by the coding sequence ATGACATTTATTGCCCGCACGATCGCAGAAGAGCTCGGCATCAAGGAATCGCAGGTTGCGGCCGCGCTGACCTTGCTTGCCGAAGGTAACACCGTCCCGTTCATCTCGCGCTACCGCAAAGAAGCCACCGGCGGCCTCGACGACGCACAACTGCGCCACATCGACGAGCGCAACACCTACCTGGTAGAACTCGCCGAGCGCAAGGAAGCCATCCTTGAAGCCATCGATGAGCAGGGCAAACTCACCGACGAGCTGCGCGCGCAGATCATGGCCACTGACACCAAGGCCCGCCTCGAGGACCTCTACTTGCCCTTCAAAAAGCGCCGCAAGACCAAGGCCGATATCGCGCGCGAGGCCGGCATCGAGTCACTCACCGATGCTCTTATCGACGACCCCACCGCGGCACCCGAGCAACTCGCCGAGCGCCACATCACGGAAGGGTTCACCGACACTAAGGCCGTGTTGGACGGCGCCCGCGCCATCCTCATCGACCGCTTCGCGCTTGACGCCGACCTCGTCGGTGAGGTGCGCGAAACCATGTACAAGGCAGGCACCATGCGCGCTTCCGTGGTGGAAGGTAAAGAACACGAAGGCGCGAAGTTCAAGGACTACTTCGACTTCAACGAGGACTTCACGACGCTTCCCTCGCACCGCATCCTTGCGCTTCTGCGTGGTGAAAAGGAAGGCATGCTCACTCTTGACCTTGACCCGGGCGACGACTCCACCTACGAAGCCATGATTGCCCAGCGCTTCAACTTGGACACGAAGGCATCGTCGTGGCTTGCCCAGGCTGTGCGCTGGGGCTGGCGGACCAAACTGCTGGTTTCCTCGGGTCTGGATACCCGCATGCGCCTGAAGGAGAAGGCCGAAGAGGGCGCCCTAGACATCTTCGCCACCAACCTGCGCGACGTGCTCTTGGCTGCTCCGGCCGGTCAGCGTGCGACCTTGGCGCTTGATCCGGGATACCGCAACGGTGTCAAGTGCGCGGTCGTGGACAGCACCGGCAAGGTTTTGGCCACCACCATCGTCTACCCGCATCAGCCAAAAAACCAGTGGCAGCAGGCCGTCAGCGAGCTGGCCACCCTCGTGGCAACACACGGCGTGGAGCTCATCGCCATCGGAAACGGCACGGCCTCGCGTGAGTCGGAGAAGCTCGCCGGTGAGGTAGCTGATCTGATTGCCCCGGCCGGTGGGGCGCGACCAACGCCCGTGGTCGTCAGCGAATCGGGTGCTTCGGTGTACTCGGCCAGCGAAATCGCTGCCAAGGAGTTCCCGGACATGGACGTCTCCCTGCGCTCAGCCGTCTCTATCGCGCGCCGACTCCAGGACCCACTCGCCGAGCTGGTCAAGGTGGATCCGAAGTCCATCGGTGTCGGCCAGTACCAGCACGACGTGAACCAGACCGCACTCGCGAAAACCCTGGACGACGTGGTCGAAGACGCCGTGAACGCCGTGGGTGTGGACTTAAACACCGCCTCGGTGCCGCTGCTGGAGCGCGTGGCGGGCATCTCCAACACGCTGGCGAAGAACATCGTGGCCTACCGCGACGAACACGGCAGCTTCGCCAACCGAAAGCAGCTGGGAAAGGTGCCTCGCCTCGGCCCGAAGGCCTTCGAGCAGTGCGCTGGTTTCCTGCGCATCAATGGCGGTGACCATCCACTTGACGCCTCCGCGGTGCACCCCGAGGCCTACCCCGTGGTGGAGCGAATCGCCGCGACGACGGGGTTCGCCGTTGATCAGCTCATCGGCAACACCCGCGTTTTGGAGAAGCTTGCGCCCTCCGACTTCGCCGACGACACCTTCGGCGTGCCCACCGTGACCGATATCATCGCCGAGCTGGACAAACCCGGCCGCGACCCACGCCCCGAGTTCAAGACCGCCACATTCAAAGAGGGTGTGAACAAGGTCTCCGACTTGACTCCGGGCATGATTCTGGAGGGCACCGTCACCAATGTTGCCGCGTTCGGCGCTTTCGTGGATGTCGGCGTGCACCAAGACGGCCTCGTGCATGTCTCCGCGATGAGCCACCAGTTCGTCAAGGATCCCCACGAAGTTGTGCGCTCCGGCCAGGTAGTCAAAGTCAAGGTCATGGAGGTTGACACCGAGCGCCAGCGCATCGGGCTGAGCCTTCGCCTTGACGACGAGCCCGGCGCCACCAACAAACCGCAACGCGGTGGCAGTGCGCCTAAGAAGCAGGCTGGCAAGAAGAAGCAGGGGAATCGTCGCCAAGCAGAAAGCGGCTCGATGGCGGACGCGCTGCGCAAAGCAGGTTTCGGGCAATAG
- a CDS encoding SdpI family protein — MGGYISLTLGLAIVTVVAFLMASASKRGTLDRNGAIGLRTRNTLKSDQAWHAGHQAAAPYLLAAGIVGTVGVIFAAAFPIVGVADAAEPASLLIPGIALAIQVSVLLWSTRVADRATLDA, encoded by the coding sequence ATGGGCGGCTACATCTCACTGACACTCGGCTTGGCTATTGTCACCGTCGTGGCATTTCTCATGGCTTCGGCCAGCAAGCGCGGAACATTGGACCGCAACGGCGCCATCGGTCTGCGTACCCGGAATACGCTGAAATCGGATCAGGCTTGGCACGCAGGCCACCAGGCGGCCGCGCCTTACCTGCTTGCGGCAGGCATCGTTGGAACCGTGGGGGTCATCTTCGCTGCCGCCTTCCCTATCGTTGGAGTCGCCGATGCTGCTGAGCCCGCATCGCTGCTTATCCCCGGTATTGCACTAGCGATACAGGTCTCTGTCTTGCTGTGGTCCACGCGCGTGGCTGATCGTGCCACGCTAGATGCATAG
- a CDS encoding GntR family transcriptional regulator — translation MLITLDPASHDPLYQQIADQITAHIAAGTIAPGERLPTAARLADALDVNRNTVLEAYRLLRDDHRIELRRGRGAIALAPTQTHPDDQALEQIAEIARAHNLTTDHITAYLKDTL, via the coding sequence ATGCTTATCACCTTGGACCCTGCCAGCCACGACCCCCTCTATCAGCAAATCGCTGACCAGATCACCGCCCACATTGCAGCTGGCACGATCGCACCCGGTGAACGCCTGCCCACTGCGGCGCGCCTCGCCGACGCGCTCGACGTCAATCGCAATACCGTGCTCGAGGCATACCGCTTGCTTCGCGACGACCACCGGATCGAACTGCGCCGCGGCCGCGGGGCCATTGCCCTGGCACCCACACAGACCCATCCCGACGACCAGGCCCTCGAGCAAATCGCCGAGATCGCCCGAGCCCATAACCTCACCACTGACCACATCACCGCATACCTCAAGGACACGCTATGA